Genomic window (Oncorhynchus masou masou isolate Uvic2021 chromosome 9, UVic_Omas_1.1, whole genome shotgun sequence):
TATGTCATTTCAAATCCCTTCAAATCCTAAATGAAAGCTTTGGGAATCAACATGTACACTTCAACACTTGTACACAGCTCTTGAAATATCAAAACAGTACTGGTTTCGAGGGGTATAAGATGCTGATCCTTTCAGATAAGGATATTaggcagattttttttaaataaataaacagagcGTTCCTTTGTTTTCCAGGCAACGTGTTTGTGGTGAGCCTGGCTGTAGCAGACCTGGTGGTAGCCTTCTACCCCTAccctctggtcctctcctccatcttcaaCAACGGCTGGAACCTGGGCTTCATTCACTGTCAGGTCAGCGGCTTCCTTATGGGACTCAGCGTCATCGGCTCCATCTTCAATATCACCGGCATCGCAATCAACCGCTACTGCTATATATGTCACAGTCTTAAATACCACAAGCTGTACAGTGACAAGAACTCCCTGTGTTATGTCCTGCTCATCTGGCTGTTGACTGTGGTGGCCCTGGTGCCCAACTTCTTTGTGGGCTCGCTGCAGTACGATCCCAGGGTGTATTCGTGTACGTTCGTCCAGTCGGCCAATTCAGCATACACCATCGCCGTGGTCTTCTTCCACTTCATCCTGCCCATCATGATCGTCACCTACTGCTACCTGAGGATCTGGATCCTGGTCATCCAGGTGAGGCGGAGGGTGAAGCCCGAGTTCAGGCCGAGGCTCACGCCGCATGACGTGAGGAACTTTGTCACCATGTTTGTGGTGTTTGTCCTGTTTGCTGTGTGCTGGGCACCGCTGAACTTCATCGGACTGGCAGTGGCCGTCAACCCCGCCGCAGTAATACCCATGATTCCAGAGTGGCTATTCGTGTTCAGCTACTTCATGGCCTACTTCAACAGCTGCCTTAATGCCATCGTCTATGGACTGCTCAACCAGAACTTCCGGAGGGAGTACAAACGGATAGTTGTCTCGCTTTGCACTGTGACGTTGTTGTTCCCTGACAGTTCCAACGACGCTGCGGAGAGAGTCAAGCCATCCCCTTTAATAACCAACAACAACCAAGTGAAagtagactgtgtgtgagaggtcATGAAGGGAGCACTGTGAGCAAAGACATACTAAAAACACATCTCTACTGCTTCCAGACTGCAGGCTTATTAATGATGTATAATGTACTGAACTGAAGTCAATGACTCTAACAGCGTGTATGCAGTTTTTAAACAGATTCTACTCAGTCAAGGTGCATTACAGTAGCTGTATGTTCCCCTCTGTCTAATTGTTTACAATAATGAACTATagatgtatgtatttattttatattgaCAATGGATAGTATGGCATCATTTCACAGAATAGAGTTGAAAGGGTTTCTTACGTTATGCAATCTTTACCAGTCTACAGTACTTTATGTGTATCTGTATGAGAAATAACATTGTTACTTCTGACTATAACATCAAAGTTGTATTACATACCATAGGTTGCTGATGTAAATGAAATTCAGAAGCTTGAAAAGCAATATGTTTGTTGTGAAGTGTTTCACATGCACTGGGAAATGTGACACAAACGTGGTAACATTCACATTCCACAGATGGGCTCGGCTCTAGTCAGGACTATATGAAGAAAAACTCCAAATAAACCATTGCCATAAGACCAATCGTTTAAATAGTGTTAACACATTGTTTACAACAAAAGTGCTTGCTTGTTTAATTTTAGAGTAGTGAAATGTGACTAGTATGTACTGAAATAAATAAGGAAGTAAATAatatgtgctacaggtgggtttCAAGAATTCAGGGCCAGAGGGAATATAAACTGTTAAAACTGACAACAACTGTCAATCTCTTTACTGTAATTGTCATATACGTCTATCTGAGGTGATGTGCTGTAGATCTGTGTGTAAAAGACATTTAAAGTCCAAATCATATATtttatactatatatacacttACATGTATAATAGCAATGTACAGTATGTTTCAGTCTACATCTATATACTGTGCTATTTTTAAATCAGTATGTATTTAGTCTCAAAAACTGATGACAAAGTATCCTTGTAACgccgttcttctttagttgaaggagagtcggaccgaaatgcagcgtgtaagttactcatgtttaatagtgaagacaaacaaacgaactatacatgaataactaataaacacaaaaataacaaacagaacaaacagaacgtgaaacctattacagcctgactggtgcacactacacagagacaggaacaatcacccacgaaatcaaagcaaaaaccaggctacctaaatacggttcccaatcagcgacaatgagaatcacctgactctgattgagaaccgcctcaggcagccaacctatttaacacacacacacccctaatcaactacaatcccaaacactacaaaccccaataagaaaatacaatacaataacccatgtcacaccctggtctgactaactaataaactaaaacacaaaatactaagaccaaggcgtgacaatccTAAGATAAAGGGCAGCTTGAACATCATTGGCATATAAACACATTAAGACTGATATTGAGTGCAGCAGAAATGTTTGATGCTTCAAATACTGGACACATTCCCATACATACATGTTTTATATTGTGACTCATACATTTTGATAATATATGGCCAAAAGTTTAGAGACAAATATTTGAGTAtagacacaaatattaatttccacaaagttttctgcttcagtgtctttagatatttttgtcagatgttactatggaatactgaagtataattacaagcatttcataagtgtcaaagggtTTTATTGACAATGCCAGAgcctgatggcagcccattcttgcataatcaatgcttggagtttgtcagaatttgtgggtttttgtttgtccacccgccttttgaggattgaccacaagttctcaatgggattaaggtctggggagtttcctggccatggacccaaaatattgatgttttgttccccgagccacttagttaccACTTTTGCCTTattgcaaggtgctccatcatgctggaaaaggcattgtttgtcaccaaacttttcccagatggttgggagaagttactCTCTGAGGAAGTGTTGgtgccattctttattcatggcttcaattcttaggcaaaattgtgagtgagcccactcccttggctgagaagcaaccccacacatgaatggtctcaggatgctttactgttggcatgacacaggactgatggtagcgctcaccttgtcttctcctattcatcagagaaaatgacttaaccccagtcctcagcagtccaatccatgtaccttttgcagaatatcagtctgtccctgatgtttttcctggagagaagtggcttctttgctgcccttcttgacaccaggccatcctccaaaagtcttcgcctcactgtgtgtgcagatgcactcacacctgcctgctgccattcctgagcaagctctgtactggtggtgccccgatcccgcagctgaatcaactttaggagacgggcctggcgcttgctggactttcttgggcaacctgaagccttcttcacaacaattgatacgctctccttgaagttcttgatgatccaataaatggttgatttaggtgcaatcttaccggcagcaatatccttgcctgtgatgcactttttgtgcaaagcaaagatgacggcacgtgtttccttgcaggtaaccactgatgacagaggaagaacaatgattccaagcaccaccctccttttgaagcttccagtctgttattcgaactcaatcagcatgacagagtgatctccagccttgtcctcgtcaacactcacacctgtgttaactgacatgatgtcagctggtccttttgtggtggggctgaaatgcagtggaaatgttttttggggggattcatttcatttgcatagcaaagagggactttgcaattaattgcaattcatctgatcactcttcataacattctggagtatatgcaaattgccatcatacaaactgaggcagcagactgtgaaaattaatatttgtgtcattctcaaaacatttgccCACGACTGTACACAGCTTGTACAATTCCGTTGTGCTATATTTAAATACAACACATTGCAGTGGTTCTATAAATTGAACTGCTTTCATGCCCACAATTGGTTATTTCTGGATTTTCAGATGAAAAGGTGTTGTAGAGAACTGAGTAGGCTGCAGTAATTGTGTTTGTCTCTTCTAAAATGGCTTCACAAAGGATCATGGCTATTCGGATAACTAGCAGCCACCCCTCTCTATAACTAGCTGCCTGTAGTGGGTGTGTTTTTTCAATGAACTTGAATAGGAGGATGAGCCGCCATATACAGTGAAACGTTCCTCCGTCACGTTCCTCCGTCACGGCAACCCCAGAATGTCCTGTGGAGACCTGTATTGTGCAGCAGCCAGGCTGTTTTCTGTTTCTCTTTTTTCTTGATAGAGTGATGATGAAAGCAATCGAATCTTGAGTCATCTATACTGTAATGTAGGAAGGATTATTGTTCCACTAAGCAACTCTATCTTCCAGTACCGTCCTCATCCACATTAGACAGGGCCCATTCTCTACGCTGCTGCATCTCCTATTGGTATAAACCTAAAGCTTTGAGAATGGACGCTTTGTAGAAATGAGCCAAACAAACTGACACTAACTCACTCTGGGACAAAATGGCCCATTGTTGTACTACATACACCCTGAACCATTAGATTGCAACCATGTTACCATGTAAGCCTGCTGCGTCCATGTCAGAACAGCACACAGCTGACGAGCTGTGAATGTTATTGATCACCATGGCAACACATGTAGAGAAACATCATTCCAAAAGACCTACTCATGCATGGGCAATGTGCTCTCTAGGTTTGGCCATATGGGGTTTCTCTGGTCAAttggtggggtatggtgtgtagtaTGATGTAAAATAAAGACGTGCGACCACGAGGTTCTAGCTCCAGCCTGTTTATTAACCTAACCCTTGCATGTCCTACATAGGTACGGATGCCCCCAAGGGACATCCTACTACACCTTCCACTCTCCCATGAACAAGAACTCAACATGCATAACCACTGAAGCATAACTGAAATGCAATTTGGAAACCAGTATTATTCTCTAACATGCTACTTCCCATCCTGAAACAGTATGAAAGCATTCAATCACACAGTATGAACATTAACTTAGGTACAGTCTCTTTTTGCTGGGTATGTTCCCCAGCAGTAGGTTTTCTCTTCACGTAACATAGTCTTTCAGACACTCTGGTGGCTTCACATCCCTTTTTGGGCGAGCTTGTGGCTCTGTGagcattctctctccttcaccctcttttTGTGCATTTTCTGTGGCCTCGGTCTGTGTGGCTGGTAGATCTGTGTGGCTGGTAGatctgtgtggctggtaggtctgtgtggctggtagttctgtgtggctggtaggtctgtgtggctggtaggtctgtgtggctggtaggtctgtgTGGCTGGTAGATCAGTGTGGCCTCAGTCTGTGTGGCTGGTAGATCTGTGTGGCTGGTAGATCTGTGTGGCCTCAGTCTGTGtggctggtagatctggaagagctcTGAGGTGTGTTTTGTTCCTTCATACCTCTCCTGAGCCTGTGTCCACCACATAGGAGCGTGAGGCTTCCGCTTTCCTCAGCACTATTGCTGGTGTCTTTGAGTTTGTAATCCACACGCGTTGACCTTCGGTCAGCTCTGGCCTCTCCTTAGCACGGTGTCTCAGATTAAAGTCTCCAGTTTGTGTTTGTTTCAGACGTTTGTCCCTCTCAGCGAAGGCCTTTCTGTTATGCCATCGGGGTTTAAGCTGAGCCGGCGAGACAGGCAATGGGGAACGCAGCCTACTGCCCATCAGGAGCTCGGTAGGCGACGGCCCATGATGCAGTGGTGTAACTCTGTAAGCTAACAGAGCCCTGCATGGATCCTTGTTCTTTTTCAGCAGTCCCTTGACTGTTTTCACAGCTCTCTCTGCCTCACCATTACTCTGTGCATGGTAGAGGCTACTGGTCACATGTATGAAGTCATATTCTGTGGCAAAAGCAGAAAAGGAGCTGGCAGAGAACCGAGGAGCGTTATCTGTAACCAGGACCTCAGCGACCCCTTGCCTGGAAAAAAATGACTTTAATCCATTGATAACACCAGCTGATGTGGTTATGGGTGTCTTTGCTATTTCAATGTATCTTGAGTAGTAATCTACCACTAGCAGATAAGTGTCATTTTTCCAATAGAACATATCCGCCCCTACCTTTTGCCATGGCTGTTTTGGCAGCTCCGTTTCCATCATTGGCTCCGGATGACAAGGTTGACATTTTGTACAGACCTCACACTGGGCCACTA
Coding sequences:
- the mtnr1ab gene encoding melatonin receptor type 1A-A; translation: MIRNESGLTNGSSVAPNDTNLNRPPWVATTLGCFLIFTIVVDILGNLLVIISVYRNKKLRNAGNVFVVSLAVADLVVAFYPYPLVLSSIFNNGWNLGFIHCQVSGFLMGLSVIGSIFNITGIAINRYCYICHSLKYHKLYSDKNSLCYVLLIWLLTVVALVPNFFVGSLQYDPRVYSCTFVQSANSAYTIAVVFFHFILPIMIVTYCYLRIWILVIQVRRRVKPEFRPRLTPHDVRNFVTMFVVFVLFAVCWAPLNFIGLAVAVNPAAVIPMIPEWLFVFSYFMAYFNSCLNAIVYGLLNQNFRREYKRIVVSLCTVTLLFPDSSNDAAERVKPSPLITNNNQVKVDCV